GGTCCAGATCGAGGCGCAGACCAACACCTTCTTCTCCAAGGTGCGGCGGGTGAAGGGCACGGCGGTGAGCTATCTGCACCCGCGCACGCTGCGGCCCTCGCGCTACACCGAGGAGGCCACGGAGAACGAGGTGCGCCGCACCGCGGACGTGGCCTTCGTCGCCAAGGACCGCTCCGTCAAGGTGGACTATGTCGTCGGCAAGAGGCCGGGCCAGTACAACTACACCTACGACAAGGACGGGCTGGATGTGGCCGGCGCCATCTACCTGATGCGCCAGCTGCCGATGAAGGAGGGCCTGCCCGTGTGCTTCGACGTGTACGGCATCCGCCGGCTGTGGCGGCTGACGGGCACCGTGGTGAAGCGCGAGCACGTCTCGCTGCCCGTGGGCGAGTTCGATGCGTGGTACCTCACCGGCACCGCGGTGCGCCTGGACAAGCCCAAGCAGAAGCGAGAGATCCACGTGTGGATCTCCGACGACGCGCGCCGCCTGCCGCTGGTGGCCGTGGGCACCCTGGACCTCGGAGCCGTGCGCGCCACCCTCACCGCCTACACGAGGCCCGGTGAGAAGGAGAAACGCGCCAAGAAGGGCAAGGAAGAGCTCAAGTGGTAGCTGGCGGCGAGCGCTGACCGGTGGAGGACCCACTCCCCCTCACGGGGGAGCTTTTTGGCCCTCCAATTGATTTCGATTTGCAAAATCAAAAGCAGGTAGTCTAGGGTGCGCGCCATTCCGATGCGTCACCTCCGCCTGGTCTCCGTTCTGTTGTGCGCCGTCGCCGTCCTTGCCGCCTGCCCTGCTCGAGCCCAGGAGAAGGAAGAGGAGAAGGAGGCCGAGAAGAAGCGACCGGCGCTGGACGTGGAGATCGGCGGGTACGCGGATCTGCAGTTCACCTACTACAACCACGGGCTGAACCAGAACCGCGAGGGGGGCGCGCAGCGCGACTCGCGGATGACGTTCGACACCACCCGGCTGGTGCTGGAGCTGGAGGCGGAGCTGCCCGACTACGGGCTCGAGGCCGAGGTGGAGGTGGAGTTCGAGCACGGCGGCACGGGCTCCGCGCTGGAGCTGGAGTACGAGGAGTTCGGCGAGTTCGAGCAGGAGGTGGAGAAGGGCGGCGAGGTGCTGGTGGAGGAGCTCTACCTGAAGAAGGAGTTCGGGGAGCGCTTCTCGCTGTCCGTGGGGCGCTTCTACGTGGCGGTAGGCACGCTGAGCGCGTACTACCGGCCCACCGACTACCTGGCCACCATCCGCTCCGAGTCGGAGACGCTGATCATCCCCAACACGTGGGATGAGATGGGGCTGCAGGCGCAGGTGAAGCTGGACGGCGGGCTGAGCCTGACGGCGCAGGTGATCAACGGGCTGGACTCCACGGCCTTCAGCTCGCAGTTCTGGGTGGCGCGAGGGCACCAGCGCCGCTTCGAGCTGACCCGCGCGACGGACATGGCCGCGGTGCTGCGAGCGGACGTCACGCGCTTCGATGGGCTCGTGTTCGGCCTCTCCGCCTACTACGGGGACACGACGCGCAACCGCCCCAAGCCGGATCTGGTGAAGGCGTGCGAGGAGGTGAACGATCGCGAGGTGGCGCCCTGCGGCTACGTCTCCGCGCCGCTGCTGCTCACGGACGTGCACCTGTCGCTGGCGCGGGGGCCGTGGCGCGCCAAGGCGCTGGCCATGTGGGGCTACCTGCAGAACGCGGATGACATCTCCGCGCGCAACACGCGCCTGTCCAACTTCCTGAACGTGCTGCGCACGCCCGTGGCCGAGCACGCCTTGGCGCTGTGGGCCGAGCTGGGCTTCGACGTGGCCTCCCGGGTCGGGCTCGGCAGCGACCACCGGATCGAGCCCTACGTGCGCTTCGACTACGCGGACACGGTGTTCCACCCGCGCACGGAGCTCTTCGACAACCCGCGCTTCGCCCGCTCCATCTACACGGCGGGCGCGGCCTACACGCTGGCCGGGATTGCCTTCGGCAAGCTCGACTTCAGCCACCGCCGCCTCGGCGATTCCTCCCGCTTCCGTCCGGAGAACACGGTCCGTTTCTCCACCGGCTTCTCGTACTGACTCACTCCCCCAGGATGAACCTCATGACGCTCCCTCGCTTCTTCTTCCGTTCCCTTCTGCTCACCGGCGCGCTGGCCCTGGCGTCCTGTGGCGACGACGACGACAACGGCCCGACCCAGCCCACCTTCGACTCGGAGATCATCACCCACTTCGCCGACGACGTGGTGGTGCCCACCTACCAGAACCTCGCCACGCGGCTGACGGAGCTGGACAGCGCGGTGAACGCGCTCGCGACGCAGCCCACGGCCGCGAGGCTCACGGCGGCGCAGGACGCCTGGTTCGCCGCTCGTGTTCCGTGGGAGCAGAGCGAGGGCTTCCTGTTCGGCCCGGTGGACTCCTTCGGGTACGATCCGGCCCTGGACAGCTGGCCGGTGAACCGCTCGGATCTCGACGCGGTGCTTGCCAGCAGCGACGCCTTCACGCCCACGTACGTGGCCACGCTCCAGGAGACGCAGAAGGGGTTCCACACGGTGGAGTACCTCATCTTCGGCGACGGCCGCACGAAGAAGGCGGAGGACTTCACGCAGCGCGAGTTCGACTACCTCAAGGCCATCTCCGCGGAGCTGAAGAACATCGGCAGCGCGCTGGCCGACTCCTGGACGAAGGCGCAGAACGGCCGTCAGCCGTACCGCGACGTGCTGGCCAACGCCGGGCAGGCGGGCAACAGCGGCTACCCCTCCGTGGAGTCCGCGGCGCAGGAGATGGTGGGCGGCATCATCAACATCCTGGATGAGGTGGCGAACGGGAAGATCGCCGACCCCTACGACGCGAAGGATCCGCAGCTGGTGGAGAGCCAGTTCGCCTATAACTCCCTGTCCGACTTCACCAACAACATCCGGAGCGTGGAGAACGTGTACCTGGGGCACCTGCCGGGGCAGACGGCCAAGGGGCGCTCGCTGGCGGTTCTCGTGAAGGATGAGAACGCCGAGCTGGACGCGCGCATCCGCCAGGAGATCGCCGACTCGATCGCGGCGCTGGCCCGCATCCCGGAGCCCTTCCGCGCGTCGATCACGGATCCGGCCTCCGCGGATGAGATCGAGGCAGCGCAGGCCGCCATCCGCAAGCTCCAGGCGACCTTCGAGACCAACGTCAAGCCGCTCACCTCTCGCTGAGCGGGAGCGAAGGAGGCCATGCGATGCGACGGGTTCTCACGCTAGGCGCCACCACCCTGGCGCTCATGTCGGGCTGCGGTGAGGAGGAGGGGCCTCCGCGGGCGGGAGGCTCCACCACGATCGACGATCGCACCTCGCTGGCCTTCGCCCAGCCCGCGCCGAATCTCTCCGCGGAGGGGATCGCGTTCCACCGCGCGGGGGATGCGGCGTTCGCGGCGCAGTTCGTGCCCGCGCCCGCGCCCGTGAACCCCGGGCTCGGGCCGCTGTACAACAACAACTCCTGCAACGGCTGCCACCTGCGCAACGGGCGCGGCATGCCGGTGATGGGGCCTGGCCCGCAGCGCACGCAGCTCCTGGTGCGCGTCAGCCTGCCGGACGGCACGCCGAGCCACCCCAACGGAGCGGTGCCGGTGCCCGGCCTTGGCACGCAGATCGCGGACCAGGCCGTCTATGGCGCCACGCCGGAGGCCTCCGTGGTGCTGTCCTGGGAGGAGAGCGGCGGCACCTACGCTGACGGCACCGCCTACAGCCTGCGGGAGCCGCGCATCCAGATAACGCCGAGCGACGGCGCTCCCCTGTCCTCGGGGATGCTCACCTCGCTGCGCCTGCCGCCCCCCGTCTTTGGCCTGGGGCTGCTCGAGGCGGTGACGGACTCCACGCTGCGCGCGATGGAGGACCCGAGCGATCGCAACAAGGATGGCATCTCCGGTCGGCTGAACATCGTCTGGGACACCCAGGCGGGCGCCCTCGTCCCCGGGCGCTTCGGGTTGAAGGCCAATAGCCCCAGCCTGCTCCAGCAGTCGGCCGACGCCTACTTCAACGACATGGGGGTCACGAGCCCGCTCAACCCCGAGCCGGATGGCACGTACGATCTGCCGAGAGAGACGCTGGAGGCCGCCGTCTTCTACTCCCAGTCGCTGGCGGTGCCGGCGCGCGCGGCCCTCGAGGACGCGGAGGTCCAGCGCGGCGAGGAGCTCTTCAGGTCCCTGGGCTGCGAGCACTGCCACCGCGAGACGCTGGAGACCGGAATGCATGCCGTGGCGGAGCTGGCCCACCAGACGATCCACCCGTACACGGACCTGCTGTTGCACGACATGGGCGAAGGGCTCGCGGATGGGCGGCCGGATGGAGCGGCGGATGGCCAGGAGTGGAGGACTGCGCCGCTGTGGGGACTCGGGCTGACGCAGACGGTGCTGCCGTATGCGGGCTATCTCCACGATGGCCGAGCCCGGACGCTGGAGGAGGCCATCCTCTGGCATGGGGGCGAGGCGGAGCGCTCGCGGGAGCGTTTCCGGAAGCTCTCGAGCCCAGAGCGTGCCGCACTGGTGAAGTTCCTGGGCTCGCTCTGAGCGGCCGTGTCACGGAGAGAACCGGAGGCGCCGCGGACGAACCTGTAGGACAAGTCTACCGGTTCGCCCCAAGCACGCCTGGGGTGCACCTTGCGTAGCCTGGGTACGCTGGAGGCCGTGGTCAGAGGGAGAGCGGGACGCCGGGGCGGGCGGACCCGTCAGTGACGGGGGGACCCGCCCCGCAGCGAGGGACCCGCGACCTGTGTCCCCGAGCTGTGTGTCTGAGAGAGCGCTGAGCTGCCCGAGCCCCGCTCAGCTGTCGCCAAGAGGGAGCGGCAGTTGGCGCATCATCCCCGCGGCCTGGGAGAGCCGGCGGCGGACCTGGGACACCACGCCCACCAGGACCTCGAGCCGCTCGAGTACGAGCTGATCATCGCCCAGTGAGATGAGGGCGATGGGCGAAGGCCGCTCCATGCGCATCGCATCGAGCACGTCGGCGAAGTGACACTCCACGTCTCCCAGGGCATCCAGCCCCTCGCGGAGATCATCTCCCAGGAGGTCCACGAGCACCGCCGCATCCGTACGCGCGGGCAGCACGCGAGCCAGGTTCTCCATCGCCTCGCGCAGAGGATCCTCACTGGCGGAGCGCGAAGTCGCGGGGACGGCAAAGGCTGCAACGGACGTCGACATGGGCTGAACGCTACAGGCACGTAGCGAACGGTCAATTTTTCGCTCGCTACGTGCCTGGCCTCGCCTCCGCCCTCAGATCGAAGGGGGGACGCCCGTACCACCCGGCGAAGGAGAAGGCACCGCCGGAGCCGCTCCCGGAGTCACCGGAGTCGAGGTGGTGGCGCCAGGCGTGGCGTTGAGCGGAGCGGGAGTCCCGATCAGCGCAGGCGGGGGCGCGATGTTGAGCGGCGCGGGCGTGCCGAGCAGCGGCGGCGCGGGCGCGGCGGTGAGCGGCGCGGGCGAGCCCAGCAGCGGCGGCGTCGGCACCGTGCGATCCGTCCCAAGCGGAGGCGCGGTGGCGATGATGCCCGGGCTCACCTGCCCGGTCCCCGCGAAGTTGCTGAAGTTCGGCGGAGAGATCGGCACGGTGAAGCTCCCCGGAGGCAGGGACGCGGTCGGCTTTCCGAGCGACACGCCCGACTCCGCGCCACCACCGGGAGGCGGTGCGCCCGGGGGCAGCGGTGCATCGAGCGCGAGCGCGGAGCCGGGAGCCGGAGTCCCCGGGATGAAGCCCGAGATGTTCGCAGGGGGCGTCGGCGCACCCGTCGTGGGGAACGTGCCGCTGATCGTATCCGGCGTCACGGCTCCTGGCCCCACACTGCCTCCCGTCGTCACCGGCCCCGCGCCAGGCGTGCCCGGCACCCCCGGCACACCGGGAGCCGCCGTACCGCCCTGCGTGCCCTCGTTACCGACGCTCACGCCCGGAATGGCGAGCGGATCAAGAGAAGCAGGTCCGCCCAGCGTCCCAGGGCTCACCGGCGTCACCGGCCCGCCGGGAGTTCCCGTCACGGGCGCCGCCGTGAAGTCGAAGCCGCTACCACCCACGCCCTGGCTCGGCGGCGGGCCCTGCGGAGTCTGCACGAAGGTGCCACCTTGCCCGAAGCCTCCGGTCGTCGGCATGACGCCGCCCGACTCCAGGCCGAGCACGTTCGGCACCACGGCCACGGCCCTCACGGGCTGCCCCGCGAAGTCGATCTCCACATCGTCGAAGGCGAACTGGATGAAGCCGCGCGGCTCGGCGCTCAGCGGCAGGTTCCACACGAGCACCTCGAGCTCCGTGTCACCCGCTCGCGCCAGCGCGAGGGGCTGGTGCGACTCGTCATCCGCGTGCGCGCCGTGGGACAGCGCAGCCACCTGGATCACCGCGCTGTCGGTGAGCAGCTGCCCGTTGCGCCAGACGCTGCCCACCCCCCACACGGCGACGGCCGCGTGCACCTGCGTCGTAGCGGGCCAGCCCAGGCCGCTGCCTCCATGGAGGCCCCGATCCAGGATCACGCCGCCTTCGACGAAGTGGCCCGGCCGGGGAACGGCCGAGCGAGCCGCCGAGCCCCCTGCCCCCTGCGCGGGCGGGAAGCCGGGCTGGGTGAGCTCCACCCGGTATTCCACCTGTCCCAGTCGGAACTGCGCCTCCAGGCGCGCCTTGTCCCCGTACGTGGCCCCCATCGCGGAGACCCGATCCTGGCCCGTCAGGGTCGCTGACCCGAAGCCTCGCTCATACAGGTTGGGGTACGGGGTAACCCCCTGGGCGAAGAAGCCCGCCGGGGAAGTCGTCCGAGCGCTCGCCTCGCGGCCCTCGAACGAGAAGTCTCCCGCCGGCGCTGCGGCCAGGAGACCTGACACCATGATGCCTAGTAGTGAACCCGCCATCGCTGCCTCCCTTCCACACAAGGTAGGCAGCGGTGCGGGGGAATGCAGGCCCCGCTAGATGAGGCCGCGTGCTCGGCGGATCTGCTCCACCGTCTTGTTGTACTCGATGTCGAAGGCGCTGGTGCCCTCCTGCAGGTGCTTCAGGCGGGAGCGGGCCTCCTTGTCGATCTCGTCGTCCACGTCCAGGTGCTTCTTCATCACGCTGTGGATCTTCGAGCGCAGGACATTGTCGGCGGCGAACACTTCCTCGACGTTCCGGCTGATCAGCAGGAACTCGATCATCTGGTTGATGACGTACTCGATGCCCTCGTCCCCCATCTTGAAGCCGCGGACATCCGCCATCTCGCGCTTCACCTGGTTGAACTTGGAGTAGTCATAGCCGCGACGCTCGAGGGCCTCGCGCGTGGCCTGGTTCACGCGCTCCTCGTTGGCCAGGTACTCGCGCATGATGGCCGAGAGGTCCATTTCCGCGTCCGCCACCCGCATCGGCTCCACCTCGATATCCCCGTCCTGCATCAACAGCTGGATGCACTCACGCGAGATGATCGGGATCACCTTCGGATAGAGCCTCATGTGTCGCTCCCTCACCCTTTTTTGCGTAGTACTGAACGCGATCGCTATAAAACAGCGTCGCGCCCAGCCGCAATGAAAAACCCTTGGAACCTCATGGTTCCGGCGTACTTTTTCCCTCGAAATTCCCGAGCAGAAAATTAATCACGCCGAACCGGCTGGCGACCCTCCTTCGGAGGATTTTTCGTCCACGTCCGCGCCAGCGTCAGCCAGAGACGCCTCCCGGATGGGGTCTGGTTCCTCCTCTTCGGGGTGCCCGTGCAGGGCGGAATGGACCCGCTCGGCAACCGAGGGACCGACCACCTCGGCCAAGTCCTCGATGGAGGCCTCCTGGACTCGCTTGAGTGATCCGAAATGACGCAGGAGCATCTTGCGGCGGGCCTCTCCCACCCCCGGAATGTCCTCCAGGGCGGAGCGGATACGACTCTTGCGCAGATCCTTGGCCTGGTAGGTGATGGCGAAGCGGTGGGCCTCGTCCCGCATGCGGGTGAGCATGAACATCTCGGCGGAGTTCTGGGTGAGGATGATCGGATCCTTGCGCCCCAGGACGAAGACGCGCTCGGGGCTGCGGGCGCTCTCCTCGTCGCGGTCGAACACCTCCTGGTCGCGACTCTTGGCCAGACCTATGACGTCCACCTTCTCGATGCCCAGGTCCTTCATGGCGGCGTGGGCGCTGGCGAGCTGCCCCTTGCCGCCGTCGATGACGAGCAGGTCCGGCAGATCCTTCTCCTCCAGGCCGCGCTTGAGGCGGCGGGAGAGCACCTCGTACATGCTGGCGAAGTCGTCCTGCTTCTCCAGCGTCTTGATCTTGAAGCGGCGGTAGCGGGACTTGTCCGTCTCGCCATCGGTGACGGCCACCTGCGAGGCGACGATGCTCGAGCCCTGGAAGTGCGAGATGTCGAAGCACTCCATGCGGCGCGGGTAGTTGCGCAGGTTCAGCTTCTGCTGGAGCCGGGAGAGCACGGCGTCCGTCTCGTCCTTGGTGCGCTTGCGCTCGATGAAGGCCTGCTCGGCGTTCTTGGCGGCCATGAGCACCAGATCGTGCTTCTCGCCACGCTTGGGCACCATCACGCGGACCTTCTCGCCCTTGCGCTCGGACAGCAGTAACTCCAGGCCCTCCAGGCTCTCCGGCTCCAGGGGCAGGAGGACTTCCTCGGGCACGAAGCTGCCCTGGTCGTAGTAGAGGTTGACGAAGGAAGGCAGCAGTTCCTCGTCGGGGAACTCCTGGCTACCGAAGGGGAAGGCCTGGCCGCCGTTGAGCCGGCCCTGCCGCACCCAGAGGACGTAGAAGAGGATGCGATCGCCCTCGCGGTGGAAGGCGAAGACGTCCTGGTCCTTGAAGTCGGTGGTGGCCACCTTCTGGCGCTCCAGGCTGCGCTCGATGGCCAGGAGCTGATCGCGCAGGCGCGCTGCCTCCTCGAACTTCAGCTCCGAGGCGGCGCGCTTCATGCGGCCCTTGATGCCATCCACCAGCTCGCTCCCCTTGCCCTCCAGGAACAGCACCACCTCGTCCACGCTGCGGCGGTACTCCTCGGGCGGCACCGGGTAGACGCACGGCGCCGGGCAGCGGCCGATCTGGTGTAGCAGGCAGGGCCGCTTGCGGTTGGCCATCACGTGGTCGGTGCACGTGCGCAGGTGGAAGTAGCGGTTGATGAGGCGCAGCGTCTCGCGGATGGCGCCGGCGCTCGAGTAGGGCCCGAAGTAGCGCGCCCCGTCCCGCTCGTACTTTCGTACGACATCCAGCCGCGGATAGGTCTGCGTCCTATCCAGCCGCAGGGAGATGAACTGCTTGTCGTCCTTGAGCAGGACGTTGAAGCGCGGCTTGTGCTTCTTGATGAGCTCGTTCTCGAGGAGGAGCGCTTCCTTCTCGTTGTGGACGAGCACCGTCTCGATGTCCCCCAGAATGGAGTCGAGCATCGAGACGAAGACGCGCGTGTCCCCGGTCCGGGTGAAGTACGAGCGCACCCGGTTGCGCAGACTGATGGCCTTGCCCACGTAGATGACCTGACCGCGGCGGTCCTTCATCAGGTACACGCCGGGCTCGGTGGGCAGAGCGTCCAGCTTCTCCTGGAGCCGGGCGTCCATGGTGGGCTAGCGCCTCCTCCGTCCCTTGGCCGCGTGGCCCTTGCGGCCCTTCATCGGCACATCCTTCTCGGCGGGCTTCACCGGGGCGGCCAGGAGCGCGCGGCTGGGCGGCTTGAGGCCCAGGTCCATGTCCTTGAGCAGGAGGATGCGGTCGCGGAACTGAGCCGCCTTCTCGAACTCCATCTCGTCGGCGGCGCGCTGCATGTCCTTGGTGAACTCCTCGATGAGGCGCTTGATCTCCTTGGGGATGAGCAGATCGTTCGCGGCATCGGCGGCCATGGGCAGGGCCATGGGGTCGGCGTCGTAGAACTGCGCGGACAGGTCCAGGATGGCGCTCTTCACCGAGCGCGGAGTAATTCCGTGCTTCTCGTTGTAGGCGCGCTGCACCTCGCGGCGGCGGTTCGTCTCCTCGATGGCCAGCTTCATCGAGTCGGTCATCTGGTCCGAGTACATGATGACGCGGCCGTTCAGGTTGCGCGCCGCGCGGCCAATGGTCTGGATGAGCGAGACGTGGCTGCGCAGGAAGCCCTCCTTGTCCGCGTCGAGGATGGCCACCAGGGACACCTCGGGGATGTCCAGGCCCTCGCGCAGCAGGTTGATGCCCACCAGCACGTCGAAGACGCCCTTGCGCAGGTCCCGGATGATGGCGGTGCGCTCGATGGCGTCGATGTCCGAGTGCAGGTAGCGCACCTTGACGCCCACGTCCGTGA
Above is a window of Hyalangium gracile DNA encoding:
- a CDS encoding DUF3108 domain-containing protein, encoding MTHMRSVLVASLVLLASAAQAQAPAAAAAAPAQESAGAEAPDKDVPPAQDMAPPETPATPVPTCPSALPPLRSPIAFMPGELLEFDLDAMGAQAGKMTMRVQRPDNGALPVQIEAQTNTFFSKVRRVKGTAVSYLHPRTLRPSRYTEEATENEVRRTADVAFVAKDRSVKVDYVVGKRPGQYNYTYDKDGLDVAGAIYLMRQLPMKEGLPVCFDVYGIRRLWRLTGTVVKREHVSLPVGEFDAWYLTGTAVRLDKPKQKREIHVWISDDARRLPLVAVGTLDLGAVRATLTAYTRPGEKEKRAKKGKEELKW
- a CDS encoding DUF507 family protein, with translation MRLYPKVIPIISRECIQLLMQDGDIEVEPMRVADAEMDLSAIMREYLANEERVNQATREALERRGYDYSKFNQVKREMADVRGFKMGDEGIEYVINQMIEFLLISRNVEEVFAADNVLRSKIHSVMKKHLDVDDEIDKEARSRLKHLQEGTSAFDIEYNKTVEQIRRARGLI
- a CDS encoding imelysin family protein — protein: MTLPRFFFRSLLLTGALALASCGDDDDNGPTQPTFDSEIITHFADDVVVPTYQNLATRLTELDSAVNALATQPTAARLTAAQDAWFAARVPWEQSEGFLFGPVDSFGYDPALDSWPVNRSDLDAVLASSDAFTPTYVATLQETQKGFHTVEYLIFGDGRTKKAEDFTQREFDYLKAISAELKNIGSALADSWTKAQNGRQPYRDVLANAGQAGNSGYPSVESAAQEMVGGIINILDEVANGKIADPYDAKDPQLVESQFAYNSLSDFTNNIRSVENVYLGHLPGQTAKGRSLAVLVKDENAELDARIRQEIADSIAALARIPEPFRASITDPASADEIEAAQAAIRKLQATFETNVKPLTSR
- a CDS encoding di-heme oxidoreductase family protein, whose amino-acid sequence is MRRVLTLGATTLALMSGCGEEEGPPRAGGSTTIDDRTSLAFAQPAPNLSAEGIAFHRAGDAAFAAQFVPAPAPVNPGLGPLYNNNSCNGCHLRNGRGMPVMGPGPQRTQLLVRVSLPDGTPSHPNGAVPVPGLGTQIADQAVYGATPEASVVLSWEESGGTYADGTAYSLREPRIQITPSDGAPLSSGMLTSLRLPPPVFGLGLLEAVTDSTLRAMEDPSDRNKDGISGRLNIVWDTQAGALVPGRFGLKANSPSLLQQSADAYFNDMGVTSPLNPEPDGTYDLPRETLEAAVFYSQSLAVPARAALEDAEVQRGEELFRSLGCEHCHRETLETGMHAVAELAHQTIHPYTDLLLHDMGEGLADGRPDGAADGQEWRTAPLWGLGLTQTVLPYAGYLHDGRARTLEEAILWHGGEAERSRERFRKLSSPERAALVKFLGSL
- a CDS encoding elastin, which gives rise to MVSGLLAAAPAGDFSFEGREASARTTSPAGFFAQGVTPYPNLYERGFGSATLTGQDRVSAMGATYGDKARLEAQFRLGQVEYRVELTQPGFPPAQGAGGSAARSAVPRPGHFVEGGVILDRGLHGGSGLGWPATTQVHAAVAVWGVGSVWRNGQLLTDSAVIQVAALSHGAHADDESHQPLALARAGDTELEVLVWNLPLSAEPRGFIQFAFDDVEIDFAGQPVRAVAVVPNVLGLESGGVMPTTGGFGQGGTFVQTPQGPPPSQGVGGSGFDFTAAPVTGTPGGPVTPVSPGTLGGPASLDPLAIPGVSVGNEGTQGGTAAPGVPGVPGTPGAGPVTTGGSVGPGAVTPDTISGTFPTTGAPTPPANISGFIPGTPAPGSALALDAPLPPGAPPPGGGAESGVSLGKPTASLPPGSFTVPISPPNFSNFAGTGQVSPGIIATAPPLGTDRTVPTPPLLGSPAPLTAAPAPPLLGTPAPLNIAPPPALIGTPAPLNATPGATTSTPVTPGAAPAVPSPSPGGTGVPPSI
- the uvrC gene encoding excinuclease ABC subunit UvrC; the encoded protein is MDARLQEKLDALPTEPGVYLMKDRRGQVIYVGKAISLRNRVRSYFTRTGDTRVFVSMLDSILGDIETVLVHNEKEALLLENELIKKHKPRFNVLLKDDKQFISLRLDRTQTYPRLDVVRKYERDGARYFGPYSSAGAIRETLRLINRYFHLRTCTDHVMANRKRPCLLHQIGRCPAPCVYPVPPEEYRRSVDEVVLFLEGKGSELVDGIKGRMKRAASELKFEEAARLRDQLLAIERSLERQKVATTDFKDQDVFAFHREGDRILFYVLWVRQGRLNGGQAFPFGSQEFPDEELLPSFVNLYYDQGSFVPEEVLLPLEPESLEGLELLLSERKGEKVRVMVPKRGEKHDLVLMAAKNAEQAFIERKRTKDETDAVLSRLQQKLNLRNYPRRMECFDISHFQGSSIVASQVAVTDGETDKSRYRRFKIKTLEKQDDFASMYEVLSRRLKRGLEEKDLPDLLVIDGGKGQLASAHAAMKDLGIEKVDVIGLAKSRDQEVFDRDEESARSPERVFVLGRKDPIILTQNSAEMFMLTRMRDEAHRFAITYQAKDLRKSRIRSALEDIPGVGEARRKMLLRHFGSLKRVQEASIEDLAEVVGPSVAERVHSALHGHPEEEEPDPIREASLADAGADVDEKSSEGGSPAGSA